The bacterium BMS3Abin08 region AACTTGTAAGTGAAAGTTACATCCATGCCACTCGTTGTCCGTGCCCACCCTTCAGGCACTTCAAGTTCATAACCGCCCTGAGAAGATGAGTATTTTACAAAGGCCTGGGTATCCGGAATATCACCTGACGGGATTTTTTCAGGTGCTACCGGTTGTTCCGCAGGTTTACTGACTGTTTGCTGCGTCTTATTAAAAAAGGATTTCTTTTCAGAGGACGTGCCTTTCTTCCGGCATCCACTGAACACTGCAACAAGAACAAGTGTAACGATAACAAGAATTGTCATTCCCGACTTCTTCATCTTTAACCTCTTTATTAAGTTTTCAATACCCCACAGTCTCTGCTGTGGGGTTTCCATATACTTCCCTCCCCCTTGATGGGGGAGGGCGAGGGTGGGGGTGATTTAGATGCTGTTTTCACCCTTCCCTTAATCCCCTCCCATCAAGGGAGGGGAGACTTTAAGATACCCCGCTATCTCTGCGGCGGGGAGGTTCATCTTAGATTAGTCAGCATATCAGCTAAACTACCTGGATCCGAAATAATGTATTAATTCAAAAAATAGTGCATTTTGGTTTGGACCCCGCTCTTTGATATTCATGTACCAGCTCTCGGATAAGCGTATTTCAGTATCAGGAGATTTTTTAAACGGTCTCCAGGCCAAGCCACCTTTAAAAAGGCCGTTCATGTTTACAACCATTACATTTATAAAGGCATATAGCTTTTTGGGGTCGGCCAGAATGTCATAATTCAACTTTGAACCAACAAATATGCCGGGCTTATATGCCTCTCCATTCGACTGAACAAGCTCTTTGGTTAAGTAATATCCTCCTGCTACATAGCCCCATGTCCTTTTCCCGGTAAGGTAATACCGTGTTTCCACTGCTACCCCATCTTTAAATCCACTTGGCCTATCCTGATATTTTCCCCTGTTAAGATTATTAAGCGAAACCGCCCAAAGCCTGAATTCCAACTGGTTGTTATCCGTGAAAGGCCTGGCTGCCAAACCAATTTTAAAATCAAATGCTCTCTTACTGAAATCAAAGTTTCCCTGATTTGAGTTGGTAGTCACACCTGGAGACGGCTTCTCAGCAAATAAGTAATTTTTGCTGAAAATATAGATGTTACGAGTCCCGATGTTCAAATCGGCTCCCAGACGAAACAGCGGGTTATAAGTCAGGCCGTTTGGTGCCACGATATGGCCCACAGGGTATATCCCAAGATTTACATCTCCCCATACCGCAGCATCGGCCCTTTCGGATAAAATAAGAATAATCAAGAAGTAAAGCATGACGATTTGAGCCGTTTTTCTCAAGAGATCAAGGTTGGTTGTTACATCTATTCCTACTGCATGCTTTCCGTTCATATACACTTCCTCCAAACATTTTTTTATTCATAATTCAGGTATAAACGGTCTTTACTGTAATTTGTGTTGGAGAGGGGTGCTCCCCTCTCCAACGGAGCTTACATCAAGCCACTTAAGGTTTTTATTCTTCTCCTTCGAATTGATGTCCTGCAGTTGCTCCAGCCTTGTCAGCATGACCTCTGTTCGCAAGATTTCCGAATCCATGTCTTTCGATCTTGGAACGTGACCCATCCTCTGCTTCTCTTTGATGGTCATTTGTCTCCCGATCGTTATCAACCTCGGATTTTGAAATATGCTGATAATTGGTCTGAGATTGATGTTGTGCAGCATGGACCGATGACATCATTGACCATCCGCCTGCACTGATCAGTCCGAGAGCTACAATCATTGTTAGCAGTTTCCTTTTCATTATTCTCTACCTCCTTATTGGATAGGGGCGGAAGATCTTCCGCCCCTGTTGATGCTACCGTTCACCTCCTTCTTCGTGGCCGTTGCCGGAGTCTTCTCCTTCACGGCCTTCATTGTCTCTCCTGTCTCTGTCTACCTTCAGTATCTTTCCGTTTCCAGCATCAACCTTGACATCCACTATCCGGTGGTCGGCCTTTACAATCTCGACCCCATAGACAAGGTAACCGTTTTCATTTTCAAGTGCTGCTCCGATTACCGTCCCCGGAACCTCTTGTAGTGCCGCATTGATGGCTGTGTCAATGAGGATCCCGGCCTTAGCTGCATGTTCAGCTTCGTTGCCAATCCATATGCTGCCTTTTTTATCACCCTGCTGAGCGCTCAGAGCTACTCCTCCAAAGCCGATAAGGGATGCCATGACAACACCGATAACTGCTGTCATTACCTTTTTCATCTTTATCACCTCCTTTCCGGTATAAGATTGCAAGCTTGATCTCAGCTTACGGTCATATTATATAAAGAGGAAGATTACGGGAAGATTAACAGGTAGAAATCATTGGGATTTTAAGATATCCAGCTTGGTTCTTCCGATATTCCTGTGGATAATATAACCACATTTATTCTCCCATACAATTTCCTGATGAGCCTAATTTATAAACAGACGCTAAATATAAATTTTTTGCCTTGCCTTTGATTATGATACTCACAATGACTGATTATACATCAGGCACATTACGGGAAGATTTCCTGAAGATTACATTTATGAAAGGTTTAAAGTGTGGTTGCACAAACCAAAAATGACCGCAAATGTCATGAATTAAGTTCAGGGAATATAATAGTAACAATAAGCTACAAGACCCTGAAATAAATTCAGGGTGACATTAAGGAGTTTGTGCAACAGGTTATGATATGCCAAGCGGACTTTATGGGGAGATAGATTATAAATTCGGAACTTCAGCCAGGGTTACGGTTCTTTCATGAAAAAGTTGAAAAGCATATGAAGAACAAAGAGACTGTATGGAGACATGTCGGGGTTTATACCGGGCTTGAGCCGGGGCTGGAATGACAAAAAAGACAAGTTAAATATAGCTGACTCTTGCAGGTTATCAGCACTGAACCCGCCTCACAGGTATGGATACATAACCTGTGAGGCGGCTCATATGCACAAAGAGGCCTTCGGGGTGGCCGGCAACCAATACCGGATATCCGGCGTTCGTCGTTATTCGATTGTGACCTTCTTCTCCTTTTTCTTTGCCTCAGCAGTCTTGGGAATCTTTATTTGTAGTACCCCGTCTTTGAATTTCGCTTTTGCCTTATCTGTTTGTACCTCTTTCGGCAGGCGGAAACTTCGGGAGAAGGAACCATGCGAACGCTCAAGCCTGTAATAATTTTTCTTCTCAACCTTCTCTTCTTTCTTCTTCTCCCCGGATATTGTTATGGTATCGTCTGTAAGGTTTACATCTATGTCCTCTTTCTTCATCCCGGGAAGCTCTGCCTTGATCACCACATTGTCAGTGTCTTCGAAGATATCCACTGAGGGGGCAAGCTCTTCAATTTCAGGAAACCTTAACCTGGGCAGCCAGGACGGACCCAGCAGAGAAAAAGGCCTTCTGAAAACGTCCTCAAATAATCTCTCCATCTCTTCAAATCGCGAAAGTGCCCTTGAAGGTTCTGTCTTTACTAATTCCTTGGATTTTTTTTCCTTTGATTCTTTTTTCTTCGCCATAACCCACCTCCTGACAACATAGTTTTGAAACTACTGCTCTAAGGAGCAGTCATGTGATGATGCCTTATGACAAATGATCCTTCCTTTTGTGCTTTGGTCTGCTTTAAAGGTCTTCCCCTGTTTATTTCCGATCATTAAACTCAGAGAACTATTACTGAGTCGTCACCCCCGTAAGGATTTGGTGCATATATATCTGCAAACCAATCATTCTCCCAGCGGTTGCCGTCAATGAGATATTTGAAGTGATAATTCCTGCCCGGTTGTAGTTCAACAGTTGTCGTGAAGTCACCGGTCTTAAGTCTTTTCATTGGGAGAATATCGCTGTCCCAGTTATTAAAATCTCCAACAATGTTAACCTTTCCGGCTTCGGGGGCAGCCTCTTTAGGAAGTCGGAAAGTAACCTTACATATAGGCCGGGACTTGAGATACCGTCTTTTTATCCTGCGGGTTTCTTCCTCCTTTAGATGCTTCTTAGAGGCCCTGCTCACAACACGCTTCTTTGCCTTTTTCTTCATGATGTAATCTCCGTAATGAATTGATCATAAATTGAGTGGTTTGTATTTATTCCAATATTCGGGTTTAAAGTGCTCCCGAAATTCAAATAGACTCAGGGTATAATGTCATATGCCTTTTTTATCACTGGACCCGGATTAACCTCACAGCTTTAGCCTGCATGTTCTACCAAGAAGGTATTTAGATGAATGCCTCCGATAAATCAGAAGTACTATTAGAAACTCTGAACAGGCGCAATTAGAAATTCCTCAAAACAAGAGTTTTAATCCTCTGGAAAGACTTCCCACCTTCGTCCCTTTCCATGATGTTTGCTTCCTGGGATATGCCGTTATTTTTAGTCTATCATGTAAAGCCTCGTTTGTCAAATTCAAATATTTAATTATAACTATAAGCTAACCCTATAACTAAAAGTTTATAAATGAGTTGCAATTTATGGGTTGGGCAACAGCCCTTCAAATTCAGGCTACTGAATTTCATAATTACGAGGATGCCGGCTGAATGCGCCGATCTTTGGTCGGGGAGCTTCACTCCTTACACCTGCAGCGGCGTCTTTTTGGCGACCACCACAGGGATATAAAGAAGATCAGGGTCAGGACAGAG contains the following coding sequences:
- the hspA_2 gene encoding spore protein SP21, yielding MAKKKESKEKKSKELVKTEPSRALSRFEEMERLFEDVFRRPFSLLGPSWLPRLRFPEIEELAPSVDIFEDTDNVVIKAELPGMKKEDIDVNLTDDTITISGEKKKEEKVEKKNYYRLERSHGSFSRSFRLPKEVQTDKAKAKFKDGVLQIKIPKTAEAKKKEKKVTIE
- a CDS encoding peptidase propeptide and YPEB domain protein, which gives rise to MKKVMTAVIGVVMASLIGFGGVALSAQQGDKKGSIWIGNEAEHAAKAGILIDTAINAALQEVPGTVIGAALENENGYLVYGVEIVKADHRIVDVKVDAGNGKILKVDRDRRDNEGREGEDSGNGHEEGGER
- a CDS encoding glycogen branching enzyme; the protein is MKKKAKKRVVSRASKKHLKEEETRRIKRRYLKSRPICKVTFRLPKEAAPEAGKVNIVGDFNNWDSDILPMKRLKTGDFTTTVELQPGRNYHFKYLIDGNRWENDWFADIYAPNPYGGDDSVIVL